One window from the genome of Crassostrea angulata isolate pt1a10 chromosome 2, ASM2561291v2, whole genome shotgun sequence encodes:
- the LOC128171764 gene encoding cytochrome P450 3A4-like isoform X2, with the protein METLGKLYFNDWILVCISLCMLAYLYSRWKHSLFRKYGIPGPLPTPFVGISPKYRRTGVALTDQELARTYGDIVGVYMGHRPLLLVSNPNTIKAIMVKEFSRTPNRPKTFLPRNEMKYSLLNADDDQWRFLRNTLLPTFSSGKMRMMEPLFKAKYEKLLDNLTERAKTGKPIDFKDVFGAYTLDVIASTGFGMDIDSQKNPDNDFVKYTKKFLNISFTPILILILIFPKIDTLLYWLGMSPFNRLEILSFFRRVVKRAVDQRMEDSNKPVDLLQLMLNAHHDTGVDESENIHSYEGDENQWKTRSLTMDEIVGNSILFLLVGYDTTSNALAFTAHNLATHPACQEKLIEEIDAILGKEPPNYNNVQKMEYLERVLYETLRLYPSACRTHRLAEMDIVIEGYTVPNGTDISFPIYSIHRDPRFWENPTRFDPERFL; encoded by the exons ATGGAGACGTTGGGCAAATTGTATTTCAACGACTGGATATTAGTTTGTATCTCGCTGTGTATGTTAGCATATCT GTATTCCAGATGGAAGCACAGTTTGTTTCGGAAGTACGGAATTCCCGGTCCCTTGCCAACACCATTCGTAGGAATTTCACCGAAATACAGAAGGACG GGCGTTGCTCTTACAGACCAAGAACTTGCAAGGACGTATGGTGATATAGTGGG AGTATATATGGGACACCGCCCCTTGTTGCTAGTCTCCAACCCTAACACAATCAAAGCCATTATGGTGAAAGAGTTCTCAAGAACACCAAACCGCCCT AAGACATTCTTACcgagaaatgaaatgaaatattcacTCCTAAATGCCGACGATGACCAATGGCGGTTCCTTAGAAACACTCTTCTACCGACATTCTCTTCCGGCAAAATGAGAATG ATGGAGCCGTTGTTTAAAGCCAAATATGAAAAACTGTTAGACAACTTGACGGAAAGGGCCAAAACAGGAAAACCAATAGACTTCAAAGA tgtttttgGCGCTTATACATTGGATGTCATAGCCTCTACAGGTTTTGGAATGGATATCGACTCTCAAAAAaatccggacaatgattttgtCAAATATACTAAGAAATTCTTAAACATTTCCTTTACTCCGATTTTGATACTAATTC TgatatttccaaaaattgatACCTTGCTATACTGGCTTGGAATGTCACCTTTCAATCGACTGGAGATTCTGTCATTCTTCCGGCGTGTTGTCAAGCGAGCTGTCGATCAAAGGATGGAAGACAGCAAT AAACCCGTGGACCTGCTGCAGCTGATGTTAAATGCACATCATGACACAGGCGTCGATGAGTCCGAAAACATTCATAGCTACGAAGGAGATGAAAACCAATGGAAAACGAGAA GCCTAACTATGGATGAGATTGTGGGTAATTCTATTCTTTTTCTGTTGGTGGGATACGACACAACATCCAATGCATTGGCCTTTACTGCTCACAATCTGGCTACTCATCCGGCCTGTCAAGAAAAGCTCATCGAAGAAATCGACGCCATTCTGGGCAAG GAACCACCTAACTACAACAATGTCCAGAAAATGGAGTACTTAGAGAGAGTTTTATATGAGACCCTGAGGCTCTATCCGTCAGCATGCAG GACTCATAGACTTGCAGAAATGGATATTGTGATAGAAGGATACACTGTTCCCAATGGTACGGACATATCCTTTCCAATCTACAGTATCCACAGGGACCCACGGTTCTGGGAAAACCCGACCAGATTTGATCCTGAAAG ATTCCTTTGA
- the LOC128171764 gene encoding cytochrome P450 3A4-like isoform X1 — protein METLGKLYFNDWILVCISLCMLAYLYSRWKHSLFRKYGIPGPLPTPFVGISPKYRRTGVALTDQELARTYGDIVGVYMGHRPLLLVSNPNTIKAIMVKEFSRTPNRPKTFLPRNEMKYSLLNADDDQWRFLRNTLLPTFSSGKMRMMEPLFKAKYEKLLDNLTERAKTGKPIDFKDVFGAYTLDVIASTGFGMDIDSQKNPDNDFVKYTKKFLNISFTPILILILIFPKIDTLLYWLGMSPFNRLEILSFFRRVVKRAVDQRMEDSNKPVDLLQLMLNAHHDTGVDESENIHSYEGDENQWKTRSLTMDEIVGNSILFLLVGYDTTSNALAFTAHNLATHPACQEKLIEEIDAILGKEPPNYNNVQKMEYLERVLYETLRLYPSACRTHRLAEMDIVIEGYTVPNGTDISFPIYSIHRDPRFWENPTRFDPERFTPENKAKRHPYAYLPFGHGPRSCIGMRLAQVEMRLAIVSILQHYRFKTCEETEIPLKLSKANLLKPENGVKLLLESRS, from the exons ATGGAGACGTTGGGCAAATTGTATTTCAACGACTGGATATTAGTTTGTATCTCGCTGTGTATGTTAGCATATCT GTATTCCAGATGGAAGCACAGTTTGTTTCGGAAGTACGGAATTCCCGGTCCCTTGCCAACACCATTCGTAGGAATTTCACCGAAATACAGAAGGACG GGCGTTGCTCTTACAGACCAAGAACTTGCAAGGACGTATGGTGATATAGTGGG AGTATATATGGGACACCGCCCCTTGTTGCTAGTCTCCAACCCTAACACAATCAAAGCCATTATGGTGAAAGAGTTCTCAAGAACACCAAACCGCCCT AAGACATTCTTACcgagaaatgaaatgaaatattcacTCCTAAATGCCGACGATGACCAATGGCGGTTCCTTAGAAACACTCTTCTACCGACATTCTCTTCCGGCAAAATGAGAATG ATGGAGCCGTTGTTTAAAGCCAAATATGAAAAACTGTTAGACAACTTGACGGAAAGGGCCAAAACAGGAAAACCAATAGACTTCAAAGA tgtttttgGCGCTTATACATTGGATGTCATAGCCTCTACAGGTTTTGGAATGGATATCGACTCTCAAAAAaatccggacaatgattttgtCAAATATACTAAGAAATTCTTAAACATTTCCTTTACTCCGATTTTGATACTAATTC TgatatttccaaaaattgatACCTTGCTATACTGGCTTGGAATGTCACCTTTCAATCGACTGGAGATTCTGTCATTCTTCCGGCGTGTTGTCAAGCGAGCTGTCGATCAAAGGATGGAAGACAGCAAT AAACCCGTGGACCTGCTGCAGCTGATGTTAAATGCACATCATGACACAGGCGTCGATGAGTCCGAAAACATTCATAGCTACGAAGGAGATGAAAACCAATGGAAAACGAGAA GCCTAACTATGGATGAGATTGTGGGTAATTCTATTCTTTTTCTGTTGGTGGGATACGACACAACATCCAATGCATTGGCCTTTACTGCTCACAATCTGGCTACTCATCCGGCCTGTCAAGAAAAGCTCATCGAAGAAATCGACGCCATTCTGGGCAAG GAACCACCTAACTACAACAATGTCCAGAAAATGGAGTACTTAGAGAGAGTTTTATATGAGACCCTGAGGCTCTATCCGTCAGCATGCAG GACTCATAGACTTGCAGAAATGGATATTGTGATAGAAGGATACACTGTTCCCAATGGTACGGACATATCCTTTCCAATCTACAGTATCCACAGGGACCCACGGTTCTGGGAAAACCCGACCAGATTTGATCCTGAAAG atttactcCGGAAAACAAGGCTAAGCGGCACCCATACGCTTATTTACCCTTTGGACATGGTCCCCGTAGCTGTATAGGCATGCGCCTAGCTCAGGTCGAGATGCGGTTAGCGATTGTCTCCATTCTACAACACTACAGATTCAAAACGTGTGAAGAGACAGAA ATTCCTTTGAAGCTTTCCAAAGCAAACCTTCTGAAGCCAGAAAACGGCGTCAAACTGTTGTTGGAGTCACGAAGCTAA
- the LOC128171764 gene encoding cytochrome P450 3A4-like isoform X3, which translates to MGHRPLLLVSNPNTIKAIMVKEFSRTPNRPKTFLPRNEMKYSLLNADDDQWRFLRNTLLPTFSSGKMRMMEPLFKAKYEKLLDNLTERAKTGKPIDFKDVFGAYTLDVIASTGFGMDIDSQKNPDNDFVKYTKKFLNISFTPILILILIFPKIDTLLYWLGMSPFNRLEILSFFRRVVKRAVDQRMEDSNKPVDLLQLMLNAHHDTGVDESENIHSYEGDENQWKTRSLTMDEIVGNSILFLLVGYDTTSNALAFTAHNLATHPACQEKLIEEIDAILGKEPPNYNNVQKMEYLERVLYETLRLYPSACRTHRLAEMDIVIEGYTVPNGTDISFPIYSIHRDPRFWENPTRFDPERFTPENKAKRHPYAYLPFGHGPRSCIGMRLAQVEMRLAIVSILQHYRFKTCEETEIPLKLSKANLLKPENGVKLLLESRS; encoded by the exons ATGGGACACCGCCCCTTGTTGCTAGTCTCCAACCCTAACACAATCAAAGCCATTATGGTGAAAGAGTTCTCAAGAACACCAAACCGCCCT AAGACATTCTTACcgagaaatgaaatgaaatattcacTCCTAAATGCCGACGATGACCAATGGCGGTTCCTTAGAAACACTCTTCTACCGACATTCTCTTCCGGCAAAATGAGAATG ATGGAGCCGTTGTTTAAAGCCAAATATGAAAAACTGTTAGACAACTTGACGGAAAGGGCCAAAACAGGAAAACCAATAGACTTCAAAGA tgtttttgGCGCTTATACATTGGATGTCATAGCCTCTACAGGTTTTGGAATGGATATCGACTCTCAAAAAaatccggacaatgattttgtCAAATATACTAAGAAATTCTTAAACATTTCCTTTACTCCGATTTTGATACTAATTC TgatatttccaaaaattgatACCTTGCTATACTGGCTTGGAATGTCACCTTTCAATCGACTGGAGATTCTGTCATTCTTCCGGCGTGTTGTCAAGCGAGCTGTCGATCAAAGGATGGAAGACAGCAAT AAACCCGTGGACCTGCTGCAGCTGATGTTAAATGCACATCATGACACAGGCGTCGATGAGTCCGAAAACATTCATAGCTACGAAGGAGATGAAAACCAATGGAAAACGAGAA GCCTAACTATGGATGAGATTGTGGGTAATTCTATTCTTTTTCTGTTGGTGGGATACGACACAACATCCAATGCATTGGCCTTTACTGCTCACAATCTGGCTACTCATCCGGCCTGTCAAGAAAAGCTCATCGAAGAAATCGACGCCATTCTGGGCAAG GAACCACCTAACTACAACAATGTCCAGAAAATGGAGTACTTAGAGAGAGTTTTATATGAGACCCTGAGGCTCTATCCGTCAGCATGCAG GACTCATAGACTTGCAGAAATGGATATTGTGATAGAAGGATACACTGTTCCCAATGGTACGGACATATCCTTTCCAATCTACAGTATCCACAGGGACCCACGGTTCTGGGAAAACCCGACCAGATTTGATCCTGAAAG atttactcCGGAAAACAAGGCTAAGCGGCACCCATACGCTTATTTACCCTTTGGACATGGTCCCCGTAGCTGTATAGGCATGCGCCTAGCTCAGGTCGAGATGCGGTTAGCGATTGTCTCCATTCTACAACACTACAGATTCAAAACGTGTGAAGAGACAGAA ATTCCTTTGAAGCTTTCCAAAGCAAACCTTCTGAAGCCAGAAAACGGCGTCAAACTGTTGTTGGAGTCACGAAGCTAA
- the LOC128171812 gene encoding D-beta-hydroxybutyrate dehydrogenase-like: protein MALEGKTALVTGFAGAIGSVIAKTVANAGCDVIGIDRVKQENAQQSIDEIKAGCRKDISYLECDLLKKENVKQFSLEIKSKVDIIVNVAGRLTVDKVEDITDEDWDEDIGINLTAPFLVIKQFLGSMKEQGWGRIINISSTCGLVARPSMSSYVASKTGLVGLTRAVALESAEFGVTCNAICPSTVNTPLVTKMIKDFQKTSTKSFDEIKEEYLQCLPTKRFTEASQIADLVVFLCSPAGNNITGTAIPVDGGYTTS, encoded by the exons ATGGCCCTAGAAGGGAAGACAGCGCTCGTGACCGGGTTCGCTGGAGCCATTGGATCAGTCATCGCAAAGACCGTAGCGAATGCCGGATGTGACGTTATTGGTATAGATAGAGTGAAACAGGAAAATGCTCAACAGTCCATTGATGAGATCAAAGCTGG atgtAGAAAAGATATCAGTTACCTAGAATGTGAccttttaaagaaagaaaatgtcaaacaaTTTTCTCTGGAAATAAAGTCTAAAGTTGACATTATAGTTAACGTAGCTG GTCGATTAACGGTTGACAAAGTAGAAGATATAACAGACGAGGACTGGGATGAAGATATTGGAATCAATTTGACCGCCCCGTTTCTAGTTATCAAGCAGTTTCTCGGTTCTATGAAAGAGCAAG GTTGGGGCAGAATTATAAACATTTCCTCCACTTGTGGACTTGTGGCCCGGCCCTCAATGTCAAGCTACGTTGCCTCAAAGACAGGATTGGTTGGCCTCACGAGG GCAGTGGCTCTTGAGTCAGCAGAATTCGGTGTAACATGTAACGCCATTTGTCCTTCAACAGTTAATACTCCTC ttgTAACGAAGATGATAAAAGATTTTCAGAAGACCTCTACCAAAAGCTTTGACGAAATAAAA GAGGAATATCTACAGTGTCTGCCTACAAAACGGTTCACAGAGGCTAGCCAG ATAGCTGATTTGGTTGTATTCCTTTGCTCCCCTGCTGGAAACAATATAACAGGCACGGCGATACCTGTGGATGGGGGCTACACAACATCAtaa
- the LOC128171802 gene encoding endothelin-converting enzyme 1-like: MVRQYSNYTAENTHLKGERVLGENIADNGGLKTAYMAYRHWFKSKDSNEVKDLPGLTLTQEQLFFVGFGQLWCSYYTPQYTKQAILTDEHTISKFRTIGVVSNSGDFARAFQCAPKTPMNPQIKCQVW, from the exons ATGGTTAGACAATACTCAAACTACACTGCAGAAAATACTCAT CTGAAAGGAGAGCGTGTTTTGGGGGAGAATATTGCTGATAATGGAGGCCTTAAGACAGCATATATGGCCTACAGACACTGGTTCAAATCAAAAGACTCAAATGAGGTCAAGGACCTTCCTGGACTGACCTTGACCCAAGAACAACTGTTCTTTGTTGGATTTGGGCAG CTCTGGTGTTCCTATTACACTCCCCAGTACACAAAGCAGGCCATTCTAACAGACGAACACACCATCAGCAAGTTCAG AACAATTGGTGTTGTGTCCAATTCTGGGGACTTTGCACGAGCATTCCAGTGTGCCCCTAAAACTCCAATGAATCCCCAGATAAAGTGTCAAGTCTGGTGA